The Armatimonadota bacterium sequence CCTCTCGTACAACTCCGCCCACCACAGCCCCGTCTCCAAAAACACATTGTCGTGGCTCCCCGCCACGTGCAGCGCCTCCTCCACCCACCGCTCCAGATACCCCGCCTGCATCCCCCCATGGTCCAGAATCAACGGAACGTCCGGAAACTCCGCCGCCAGATCCGTCAGCCACAGCACCTGAAGGGACTCCGGGAAGATGTGGTGCGTCAGCGGATATCCCTGCACCACCCCCGTGTGGATCCGTGCGGGCACCCGGTGTTTGCGGGCTACCTCCAGGATCACCCGCATTTCGTCCAGCCGCTCCGTGATGCTCAGGGAGGTCCGCCTCCGGGGGTTGTAGGGAATTCCCTCCCCAATGCCCACGAACTTCCCCGTGCTCAGCAGCCGATCCAGCTCCTGCGCCGCCGCCTCCGGAGTCCATTCGATTTCCCCCCGCAGCGCCGCCTTCGCGGTCTCCACCGCACCGCAGCACGCCACGAACTTGTCCGGATAGCGCTCCACGAGCTGTGCGTTGAGCTCGTTGCTCATCCCGAAGGCCGGCAGGAGCACGCACATGTCCACCCCGTACCGCTCCATGTCGTACAGCAGCCGCGCGCTGTTGTCGTAGGCCTCCATGTCCACCATCGCGGAGGCAAGATCCGGGTACCCGGTCTTGCCCGCCAGTTGAGGGCCCGCGGCGAACCGCTGCGCGTGCACGTGGGTGTCAACGATGAAGCGGCCCAGTCGCATGTCCTCCTCCTACTAACTAAAAAAGCCCGGAGCCCGCTACCGAACTCCCCACCGGCCCGACAACCGCCG is a genomic window containing:
- a CDS encoding amidohydrolase family protein → MRLGRFIVDTHVHAQRFAAGPQLAGKTGYPDLASAMVDMEAYDNSARLLYDMERYGVDMCVLLPAFGMSNELNAQLVERYPDKFVACCGAVETAKAALRGEIEWTPEAAAQELDRLLSTGKFVGIGEGIPYNPRRRTSLSITERLDEMRVILEVARKHRVPARIHTGVVQGYPLTHHIFPESLQVLWLTDLAAEFPDVPLILDHGGMQAGYLERWVEEALHVAGSHDNVFLETGLWWAELYER